The Musa acuminata AAA Group cultivar baxijiao chromosome BXJ1-3, Cavendish_Baxijiao_AAA, whole genome shotgun sequence genome window below encodes:
- the LOC103977118 gene encoding type II inositol polyphosphate 5-phosphatase 15, which produces MDHGSAEGDEEDWSFITNSFAAVAATAAATKPPSQPQPHDGQTALGYESPGTPTVAADPISFRRLSLDNPPPTAAATSRSYAFPQPNLPHPIPPLSDRGAHGPPPSAPRLSGSLSEFTGMAVRHGIFRPPTRAPVHPGTPPSIELRPHPLRETQVGCFIRTIAGSTSQIWAGTENGVRVWNLSDVFEGFGRGGFASWKPGRGDEESAPFRESSFTYPTICLVVDSDRGFVWSGHKDGRIRIWRVEQPESNNSAPERGNLAECLSWQAHRSPVLSMAITSHGELWSGTEGGVIKAWSCKAIYKCFTLRKDERHMASLLIERSSVDLRSLVTVGGVCSLPTADIRYLLSDNFSSKVWSSSCLLFALWDSHTKELLKVFNIDGQVETRFDTFQVQDSHEEGDAKMNFLSTSKKAISFLQRSRHALLEAADAVKKAAVKGAFGDDCRRMEALTISVDGMIWTGCANGLLIQWDGYGHRLREVQHHSSSIQCLCTFGTRLWVGYMDGMMQVMNLEGKLLGGWIAHSSPIINMAVVGPYIFTLANHGGIRGWYVTSPGPLDSVLQLELTNNNASYTRLANLRILAGSWNVGQERAYNDSLMSWLGSATPEVGLIVVGLQEVEMGAGFLAMAAAKETVGLEGSANGHWWLDAIGKVLVEGTLFERIGSRQLAGLLIAIWARKSLRPFIGDVDAAAVPCGFGHAIGNKGAVALRMRIYDRKICFINCHFAAHLEALNRRNADFDHIFWTMTFSPSSNGHNTAAAGASSVYPHRGGNANIDRTPELSEVDMVVFLGDLNYRLQGITYEEARYFISQRRLELLTEKDQLRAEMKAGRVFQGFREGVIKFPPTYKFEKHLTGLSGYDSSEKKRIPAWCDRILYRDSCCDSRTECSLACPVVSSICMYDSCMDVTGSDHKPVKCIFNVDIAHVDELTRRQEFGEIVFSNEKVRRLIDDFGNVPETTFSSNNITLQGNDITVLRITNKCRRDGAVFQFFCGSQSAVKESEQASVHSSRDPFGFPNWLEVTPRTGIIKPGKTVQVSMWHQNIDTVDEFTGRSHKTQQNNDSSDKVAVLKVRITGNYPTDCKSYEIHVSHCSSNNRYVESRGVSRWSPPNLI; this is translated from the exons ATGGACCACGGATCGGCCGAAGGTGACGAGGAAGACTGGAGTTTCATCACCAATTCCTTCGCCGCCGTtgctgccaccgccgccgccacaaAACCTCCGTCGCAACCTCAACCTCACGACGGTCAAACTGCCCTCGGCTACGAGTCTCCCGGCACCCCCACCGTCGCCGCAGACCCGATCTCCTTCCGCCGCCTCAGCCTCGACAACCCCCCTCCCACCGCCGCCGCGACCAGTCGTTCCTATGCCTTCCCCCAGCCCAACCTCCCTCATCCTATTCCGCCCCTGTCCGACAGAGGCGCCCATGGCCCGCCTCCTTCGGCTCCCCGTCTCTCTGGCTCCCTCTCTGAATTCACCGGCATGGCCGTCCGACATGGCATATTTCGACCCCCTACCCGGGCCCCCGTTCACCCGGGGACGCCACCATCGATCGAATTGAGGCCCCACCCCCTCCGGGAGACTCAGGTTGGGTGCTTTATCCGGACGATCGCCGGATCCACGTCGCAGATCTGGGCGGGAACGGAGAATGGCGTTCGGGTCTGGAACCTTTCCGATGTGTTTGAGGGGTTTGGACGCGGTGGTTTTGCTTCGTGGAAGCCAGGAAGGGGAGATGAGGAGAGCGCGCCGTTCAGGGAGTCATCTTTTACATACCCGACGATCTGCTTGGTGGTTGATTCGGATCGTGGGTTTGTGTGGAGTGGTCACAAGGATGGGAGGATTCGGATTTGGAGAGTGGAGCAGCCTGAGTCAAATAATTCGGCACCAGAGAGAGGAAATCTTGCAGAATGCCTCTCGTGGCAGGCACATCGATCACCTGTTCTCTCGATGGCCATAACTTCACATG GTGAACTTTGGTCTGGCACTGAAGGTGGAGTGATAAAAGCCTGGTCTTGTAAAGCCATCTATAAATGTTTCACTCTTAGGAAGGATGAAAGACATATGGCTTCTCTTTTAATTGAAAGATCTTCTGTTGATCTCCGAAGCCTGGTAACTGTTGGAGGAGTGTGTTCCTTGCCTACTGCAGATATCAGATATTTACTGTCTGATAATTTCTCTTCAAAAGTTTGGAGCTCGAGCTGCCTTTTATTTGCACTTTG GGATTCACATACAAAGGAACTTCTGAAAGTCTTCAACATAGATGGTCAGGTTGAGACTAGGTTTGACACATTCCAAGTCCAAGATTCACATGAAGAGGGTGATGCCAAGATGAACTTTTTGTCTACCTCAAAAAAGGCTATTAGCTTCCTCCAGCGTTCACGACATGCACTTTTGGAAGCTGCTGATGCTGTTAAGAAAGCTGCAGTCAAGGGGGCATTTGGTGATGATTGTCGCAGAATGGAAGCATTAACAATATCTGTGGATGGAATGATCTGGACTGGATGTGCAAATGGTCTACTCATTCAGTGGGATGGATATGGCCATCGATTACGTGAAGTTCAACATCATTCATCTTCCATTCAGTGTCTTTGTACCTTTGGAACAAGATTGTGGGTTGGCTATATGGATGGCATGATGCAGGTGATGAATCTCGAGGGAAAATTGCTTGGAGGATGGATTGCTCATAGTAGCCCAATAATAAACATGGCTGTTGTGGGTCCTTATATCTTTACATTGGCTAATCATGGTGGCATTCGTGGATGGTATGTGACATCTCCAGGACCTCTTGACAGTGTACTGCAATTGGAGCTAACTAATAATAATGCATCATATACGAGACTAGCAAACCTTAGAATTTTGGCTGGTAGTTGGAATGTTGGACAAGAAAGAGCATATAATGATTCACTTATGAGTTGGCTTGGTAGTGCAACACCAGAAGTTGGACTCATTGTTGTTGGGTTGCAGGAGGTGGAAATGGGTGCTGGGTTTCTTGCGATGGCTGCGGCAAAAGAAACT GTAGGGCTTGAGGGTAGTGCTAATGGGCATTGGTGGCTGGATGCCATTGGAAAGGTCCTGGTTGAAGGAACTCTTTTTGAGCGCATTGGTTCCAGACAACTTGCTGGGTTACTCATTGCTATATG GGCTAGAAAGAGTCTTAGGCCATTCATTGGTGATGTTGATGCAGCAGCTGTACCATGTGGCTTTGGGCATGCAATTGGAAACAAG GGAGCTGTAGCTTTGAGGATGAGAATCTACGATCGGAAAATATGCTTTATTAACTGTCATTTCGCTGCACATTTGGAAGCACTGAATCGGCGGAATGCTGATTTTGACCACATCTTCTGGACTATGACTTTCAGCCCATCTTCAAATGGACATAATACTGCTGCAG CCGGTGCTTCTTCTGTTTATCCGCATCGTGGAGGAAAT GCCAATATCGATAGAACACCTGAGTTATCAGAAGTGGATATGGTTGTATTTCTTGGTGATCTCAACTATAGGCTTCAAGGCATCACATATGAAGAAGCAAGATACTTCATCTCTCAAAGACGCTTGGAATTGCTTACAGAAAAGGATCAGCTTCGAGCTGAAATGAAGGCAGGAAGAGTTTTTCAAGGATTTCGGGAAGGAGTCATCAAGTTCCCTCCAACGTATAAATTTGAAAAACACCTAACAGGCCTATCAG GATATGATTCCAGTGAAAAGAAGCGTATTCCTGCTTGGTGCGACAGGATATTGTATCGTGACAGCTGTTGTGATTCAAGAACTGAATGTTCATTAGCTTGCCCTGTGGTTTCTTCTATTTGTAT GTATGATTCTTGCATGGATGTGACAGGAAGTGATCACAAACCTGTCAAGTGCATATTCAATGTTGATATTGCACATGTAGATGAATTGACTAGGAGGCAAGAGTTTGGAGAAATAGTTTTTTCCAATGAAAAAGTAAGGAGGTTGATAGACGATTTTGGCAATGTTCCAGAAACTACTTTTAGCAGCAACAACATAACCCTGCAAGGCAATGACATCACTGTCCTGAGAATAACTAACAAATGCAGAAGAGATGGAGCTGTCTTTCAATTCTTTTGCGGAAGTCAGTCCGCTGTCAAGGAGAGTGAACAAGCATCTGTGCATAGTTCAAGAGATCCCTTTGGCTTTCCTAATTGGCTAGAG GTCACACCCAGGACAGGGATAATCAAGCCTGGCAAAACTGTACAAGTGTCTATGTGGCATCAAAATATTGATACTGTTGATGAGTTCACTGGCAGAAGTCACAAAACACAACAAAACAACGATTCCAGTGACAAAGTTGCAGTACTGAAAGTAAGAATCACAGGCAACTATCCAACCGATTGTAAAAGTTACGAGATCCATGTGTCTCACTGCTCATCCAATAATCGGTATGTGGAATCTAGAGGTGTCTCCAGATGGTCTCCACCTAATCTTATTTGA